A single genomic interval of bacterium harbors:
- a CDS encoding ammonium transporter: MDKGDTAWLLISTALVMLMTPGLALFYGGMVRSKNILGTVMQSFISLAVVTIIWFLYGYSLAFGPDKWSLIGGLDYIGLKGVGMDPGPFAATVPHIAFMAFQLMFAIITPALITGAFAERFKFKTYLVFLVLWVTLVYCPLAHWVWGGGWIGSKLGAIDFAGGLVVHISSGASALAAAIIVGRRRDYGVKAIPPHNLVLTLLGASLLWFGWYGFNAGSALVANGLAATAFVTTHIATAAAVLSWMFAEWIHQHKPTALGAASGAVAGLVAITPAAGFVTPFGSLIIGLIGGLVCYIAVNLKSVFGYDDSLDAVGVHGVGGTWGAIATGLFACAAINGKTGLFYGSAGLLNPQIISVITAWAFSFVVTIILLKVLDVTMGLRVSEEEENTGLDLSEHGERAYSL, from the coding sequence ATTGACAAAGGCGATACTGCATGGCTGTTGATTTCTACTGCTCTTGTTATGCTTATGACTCCCGGATTGGCTCTGTTTTACGGGGGTATGGTCAGGTCAAAAAACATACTCGGCACAGTTATGCAGAGTTTTATTTCTCTTGCCGTAGTAACAATAATATGGTTTTTATACGGATACAGTCTTGCATTCGGGCCTGACAAGTGGTCACTAATCGGAGGACTAGACTATATCGGACTAAAAGGTGTCGGAATGGATCCCGGGCCATTTGCCGCAACTGTTCCTCATATTGCATTTATGGCATTTCAGTTAATGTTTGCCATTATTACACCTGCTCTTATAACAGGTGCTTTTGCTGAAAGATTTAAATTCAAAACATATCTTGTGTTTTTAGTATTATGGGTAACTCTTGTTTACTGCCCGCTTGCCCACTGGGTTTGGGGCGGCGGATGGATAGGCTCTAAACTCGGAGCTATCGACTTTGCAGGCGGTCTTGTTGTTCATATTTCTTCAGGTGCATCTGCTCTTGCGGCTGCGATTATTGTCGGAAGAAGAAGAGACTACGGAGTAAAAGCGATTCCTCCTCACAATCTTGTTTTAACGTTGTTGGGCGCATCACTGCTCTGGTTTGGATGGTACGGATTCAATGCAGGAAGCGCTTTAGTCGCTAACGGGCTTGCCGCTACCGCTTTTGTAACAACTCATATTGCAACTGCCGCAGCTGTTTTATCATGGATGTTCGCGGAATGGATTCACCAGCATAAACCTACAGCACTTGGTGCTGCATCAGGAGCGGTTGCAGGTCTTGTTGCAATTACACCTGCCGCCGGATTTGTTACTCCATTCGGTTCATTAATAATAGGCTTAATAGGCGGATTAGTTTGCTATATTGCCGTAAATCTTAAATCTGTATTTGGTTATGATGATTCTCTTGATGCAGTGGGTGTTCACGGTGTTGGCGGAACATGGGGCGCGATAGCAACAGGTTTATTCGCTTGTGCCGCTATTAACGGAAAAACAGGTTTGTTCTACGGAAGCGCAGGTCTGTTAAATCCACAAATAATCAGTGTCATAACTGCATGGGCATTCTCTTTCGTTGTTACAATCATACTTCTTAAAGTACTTGATGTAACTATGGGACTTAGAGTCAGTGAAGAAGAAGAAAATACAGGTCTTGACTTGAGTGAACATGGTGAAAGAGCTTATTCACTGTAA
- a CDS encoding HU family DNA-binding protein produces the protein MNKEELVKEIAKKTKLSQKEVTEIVSTTVDIITKTVSKGKKVTLVGFGTFEARKRAARTGRNPQTGAALQISAKTVPAFSAGKKFKEIVNPVKATAKA, from the coding sequence ATGAACAAAGAAGAATTAGTAAAAGAAATCGCTAAAAAAACTAAATTATCACAAAAAGAAGTTACTGAAATTGTTAGTACTACAGTTGACATAATTACTAAAACAGTTTCAAAAGGCAAAAAAGTTACTCTAGTTGGATTTGGTACTTTTGAAGCTCGCAAAAGAGCTGCAAGAACCGGTAGAAACCCTCAAACAGGCGCAGCACTTCAGATCTCTGCTAAAACTGTTCCTGCTTTCTCAGCCGGCAAAAAATTCAAAGAAATCGTCAATCCTGTAAAAGCAACTGCAAAAGCTTAA
- a CDS encoding P-II family nitrogen regulator, giving the protein MKKIDAIIKPFKLDEVKNALHDIGVKGMTVTEVKGFGRQKGVVEVYRGAEYHIQFIPKVKLEIVVNDDIVAQVVQIIQERAQTGEIGDGKIFISPVEETIRIRTGERGETAI; this is encoded by the coding sequence ATGAAAAAAATAGATGCGATAATCAAACCGTTTAAACTTGATGAAGTAAAAAATGCTTTGCATGATATAGGTGTTAAAGGTATGACCGTTACCGAAGTCAAAGGTTTTGGTCGCCAAAAAGGCGTAGTAGAAGTTTATAGGGGTGCTGAATATCATATCCAGTTTATTCCTAAGGTAAAACTCGAAATAGTTGTTAATGACGATATTGTTGCGCAAGTAGTTCAAATTATTCAGGAAAGAGCTCAAACAGGCGAAATCGGAGACGGTAAAATCTTTATCTCGCCTGTTGAAGAAACAATAAGAATAAGAACGGGTGAACGAGGAGAAACCGCAATATAA
- the argH gene encoding argininosuccinate lyase, whose product MSKLWGGRFQKSTDKLVDDFNSSIRFDRRLYKQDILGSIAHVKMLGKQEIIPVADSQLIEKTLIEILQDIEACKVEFDIAAEDIHMNIEQILISRIGDIGKKLHTGRSRNDQVALDMRMYVKDEIRIIQDMISNLQEVLLDIAKENLETILPGYTHLQKAQPISLAHHFMAYFEMLKRDKSRLEDTYKRTNSLPLGSGALAATTYPLDREFVAEELGFEAVSLNSLDAVSDRDFCIELLNSLSILMMHLSRFSEEIIIWCSHEFQFIELDDAFSTGSSIMPQKKNPDIAELVRGKTGRIYGSLMALLATMKSLPLAYNKDMQEDKEPVFDAIDNVKMCLPVFTDMVKTMKIKKDRMYEGAKGGFTNATDLADYLVKKGIAFRDAHGIVGKIVFSCIQRNIGLDDMTLEEYKQISPFIEEDVFKAISLEECVNKRNVIGGPSKEMMEKVIQINEEYLSF is encoded by the coding sequence ATGTCAAAACTCTGGGGCGGAAGATTTCAAAAATCAACAGACAAGCTGGTAGACGACTTTAATTCTTCTATCAGATTTGACCGGAGGCTTTATAAACAAGATATTTTAGGCAGTATAGCCCACGTTAAAATGCTGGGAAAGCAAGAAATAATTCCTGTTGCTGATTCACAGCTCATAGAAAAAACTTTAATTGAAATTCTGCAAGATATAGAAGCATGCAAAGTTGAATTTGATATTGCGGCAGAAGATATTCATATGAATATTGAACAAATTTTAATATCAAGAATCGGCGATATCGGAAAAAAGCTGCATACCGGAAGAAGCCGAAATGATCAGGTTGCTCTTGATATGAGAATGTATGTAAAAGATGAAATCAGGATTATTCAGGATATGATTTCCAATTTGCAAGAAGTTCTTTTGGATATAGCAAAAGAAAATCTCGAGACAATACTTCCAGGATACACACACCTTCAAAAAGCACAGCCAATTTCTCTGGCACACCACTTTATGGCGTATTTTGAAATGCTGAAAAGAGATAAATCAAGACTTGAAGATACATACAAGAGAACAAATTCCCTTCCTCTGGGTTCAGGGGCTCTGGCTGCGACTACTTATCCGCTGGACAGAGAATTTGTAGCGGAAGAATTGGGTTTTGAAGCTGTTTCTCTTAACAGCCTCGATGCTGTTTCTGACAGAGATTTTTGCATTGAGCTTTTAAACAGCCTTTCAATTCTCATGATGCATTTAAGCAGGTTTTCAGAAGAAATTATTATCTGGTGTTCTCATGAATTTCAGTTTATAGAACTTGATGATGCTTTTTCTACCGGAAGTTCTATTATGCCGCAGAAAAAAAATCCTGATATTGCCGAGCTGGTGAGAGGAAAAACAGGCAGAATCTACGGCAGCCTTATGGCTCTTCTTGCAACAATGAAGTCGCTCCCTCTTGCTTACAACAAAGACATGCAGGAAGACAAAGAACCGGTTTTTGATGCTATAGACAACGTTAAAATGTGCCTTCCCGTGTTTACGGATATGGTTAAAACTATGAAAATAAAAAAAGACAGGATGTACGAAGGCGCGAAAGGCGGATTTACCAACGCAACAGATTTGGCTGATTATCTGGTTAAAAAAGGCATCGCTTTCAGAGATGCGCATGGCATCGTGGGGAAAATTGTTTTTTCCTGCATCCAGCGAAATATTGGGCTTGATGATATGACACTTGAGGAGTACAAACAAATTTCTCCGTTTATAGAAGAAGATGTTTTTAAGGCTATATCCCTTGAAGAATGCGTGAACAAACGCAATGTCATTGGCGGACCTTCAAAAGAAATGATGGAAAAAGTTATACAAATAAATGAAGAATATCTGAGTTTTTAA
- a CDS encoding tetratricopeptide repeat protein, with translation MHLKFKKIIIAAITIFFAGNCFSCGASSWNTNRSGVLVKERALTSAINKNPQNTDASIQLINLYLDSNQEAKAMIELNRIQKRVNNSPRFFISAANSLLSRGMYKEAENMAKKAVKISYNNIDAFISLGNIYFKKANSLGNTPEELELKKLCLIKAFDNFYTAYKYNPSSPFAHIGLADVYYINGQSALALDEILKAKELSTNNAQALYLIGEYLYKTKEFAKSKIYLQKSISAGLTSNYKTYYMLAKLSEQEGNNENAQKNYIKSLKLKPEHQQSQQNLDRLIKISYNDSEMLSTKEKSTTDLFNNINDELNTIMQADLYLVADEFTKARESYISVLNKNPKNINAITGLAELYYAKWIEGFASSADFVNDSKYILKTKENSRVVIPLTKFKLINEDQMPEEVRQKFINLSISETFDFYDLLNEVRAEFFLGNFEDSHEKLEKLLTFKLSNYEKFKVLKSLCYDHNYDEALNLVEELKKTSYHNEELVPIVNRIAVKFSVADEKLNQSISLYSNKKNKKNDYVTSEAIIKQVLIYYPTDKKAYLNYIYLLEKQKKYTEALEKTNIYQKLYKLYPDSNSEIKDEDVDKLILRLNQKLLESEIKK, from the coding sequence ATGCACTTGAAGTTTAAAAAAATAATAATAGCAGCCATTACAATTTTTTTCGCGGGAAATTGCTTCTCTTGCGGTGCTTCGAGTTGGAATACTAATCGGTCAGGTGTTTTGGTTAAAGAAAGAGCTTTAACTTCAGCTATAAATAAGAATCCGCAAAATACAGATGCTTCTATTCAGCTTATAAACTTGTATCTTGATAGTAATCAAGAGGCAAAAGCCATGATAGAGCTTAATAGAATACAAAAAAGGGTCAATAATAGCCCAAGGTTTTTTATTTCTGCGGCAAATTCACTATTGAGCAGGGGGATGTACAAAGAAGCTGAAAATATGGCCAAAAAAGCCGTAAAAATTTCTTATAACAATATTGACGCTTTTATTTCACTTGGAAATATTTATTTTAAAAAAGCTAATTCTCTTGGAAATACACCGGAGGAATTGGAATTAAAAAAACTTTGCCTGATAAAGGCTTTTGATAATTTTTATACCGCATATAAGTATAATCCTTCTTCTCCTTTTGCACATATTGGTCTTGCAGATGTTTATTATATAAATGGTCAGAGCGCTCTGGCCCTTGATGAAATATTAAAAGCAAAAGAACTCAGTACAAATAATGCACAGGCACTGTATTTAATCGGAGAATATTTGTATAAAACTAAAGAATTTGCCAAATCAAAAATTTATCTCCAAAAGTCCATTTCAGCAGGTTTAACTTCCAATTATAAAACTTATTATATGTTGGCAAAGCTTTCCGAGCAGGAAGGCAATAATGAAAACGCACAAAAAAATTATATTAAATCGCTTAAATTAAAACCTGAGCATCAACAATCACAGCAAAATTTAGACAGGTTAATAAAAATTTCTTATAACGATTCAGAAATGCTTTCAACTAAAGAAAAATCAACAACTGATCTGTTTAACAATATAAATGATGAATTAAATACAATAATGCAGGCAGATTTATATCTTGTTGCAGATGAATTTACAAAAGCAAGAGAGTCCTATATAAGTGTTCTTAATAAAAATCCCAAGAATATCAATGCAATAACGGGACTGGCAGAATTATATTATGCAAAATGGATTGAAGGTTTTGCAAGTTCAGCGGATTTTGTAAATGATTCAAAATATATTTTGAAAACAAAAGAAAATTCAAGAGTAGTTATTCCTCTTACAAAATTCAAACTGATTAATGAAGACCAAATGCCTGAAGAGGTCAGACAAAAATTTATTAATCTTTCCATAAGCGAAACTTTTGATTTTTATGACCTGTTAAACGAAGTAAGAGCAGAATTTTTTCTGGGAAATTTTGAAGATAGCCATGAAAAACTTGAAAAATTATTAACATTTAAGCTCTCAAATTATGAAAAATTCAAAGTCCTAAAAAGCTTATGTTATGACCATAACTATGATGAAGCGTTAAACCTTGTAGAAGAGCTGAAAAAAACTTCTTATCATAATGAAGAGCTTGTCCCTATAGTAAATCGAATAGCTGTTAAATTTTCTGTCGCTGATGAAAAACTAAATCAGTCGATAAGTCTTTATAGTAATAAAAAAAATAAGAAAAATGATTATGTAACTTCGGAAGCTATAATAAAACAGGTTTTGATATATTATCCTACAGACAAAAAAGCTTACCTGAATTATATTTATTTGCTTGAAAAACAAAAAAAATATACAGAAGCTTTAGAGAAGACAAATATTTATCAGAAATTATATAAACTTTATCCTGATTCAAATTCTGAGATAAAAGATGAAGATGTTGATAAGCTCATTCTAAGACTAAATCAGAAATTATTAGAATCAGAAATAAAAAAATAA
- a CDS encoding response regulator transcription factor gives MEEIEIDTLETKIIQVVLIEDYKLSRIGLKCALQEYKWLKITGEAATGEEGIKIIKEIRPDVVLVDLGLPEMNGIELTQQIKAFNENIKVVILTSHNRTEEVLAALGSGANAYCLKDIDAETLVNVIKDVSNGAAWFDPLIAEVILKTYPKPETRKSFNPPEHSVIKSQLSAREFEVLGLVVKGKSNTEIGKELFISVHTSKAHVCSILQKLCVNDRVQAAVKAVKENLV, from the coding sequence TTGGAGGAAATAGAAATCGATACTTTAGAAACAAAAATCATTCAAGTTGTTTTAATTGAAGATTATAAACTTAGCAGAATTGGCTTAAAATGCGCTCTGCAAGAATATAAGTGGCTTAAGATAACAGGTGAAGCCGCAACAGGTGAAGAAGGCATAAAAATAATTAAAGAAATCCGACCCGATGTCGTTCTTGTAGATCTCGGATTACCGGAGATGAACGGCATTGAGCTGACTCAGCAAATAAAAGCTTTTAATGAAAATATTAAAGTAGTAATTTTGACTTCTCACAACAGAACAGAAGAAGTCCTTGCGGCTCTGGGTTCAGGAGCAAATGCTTATTGTTTAAAAGACATAGACGCCGAGACCCTTGTGAACGTCATCAAAGATGTAAGCAACGGAGCGGCATGGTTTGACCCCTTAATTGCTGAAGTAATATTAAAAACTTATCCTAAGCCTGAAACTAGAAAAAGTTTCAATCCTCCTGAACATTCAGTTATAAAATCCCAATTATCAGCAAGAGAATTTGAAGTGCTTGGTTTGGTTGTAAAAGGAAAAAGCAACACAGAAATAGGCAAAGAACTCTTTATAAGCGTTCATACCTCAAAAGCCCATGTTTGCAGTATTTTACAGAAACTTTGTGTAAATGACAGAGTACAGGCAGCCGTTAAAGCCGTAAAAGAAAATTTAGTCTGA